TAATTCTCCATAATTAAAGTGATTAACAATGGTTCTAAAAACTAACGCTTAAATAAAAGTATTAAACTAAACTTTTTGTAAAATCATTATTTATTAAGACTAGCATAGAAATTTTTTTTTAAAATGAACGGAAGATAACGCCATAACGGGGTAAAATTAAGGCCTAAGCAATGTCCATCTGACTATACGAAATACTACCAATAAGTGTAGAGTGATTAAGAATTAAAGGTAGTAAGGGCCAGTTATGGTCAAGCTGGTATGTAAATTTCATTAGCTCATTAGACGATGATAATTATTACTAATGTTTTTGTGCGTTTGAGGGAGTAAATATTATAAATGCTTCTGTAATGTGGTAGACCACGGTCTAGAGACTACATTTTCATGATTTACGAATGTTGAGTGCTATTAATAAATAAAGTGGTTTTTTTTATATTGTTACTTTGAAAAGTGGGGAATATGTGCGGGTTTTTTTATCGTATCCTCAAAAGTGCTGTTAGCATAACGCTTTTTATTTAACTTTTTTAATATCAACAGGTTATTGGTAATTTACTGCCACCTTCGTTATCTCCTTATATAGCATTTTTTGAACATTCTGATTTTAGTGCGCCTGTTTTTCATGGGAGATGATGTGTTGAATTGGATCCTTTTACCCAATGTATATTTTTCATAGCAAGCTACAGCGTATAATTCATTATCATTGAATGAATCGATTAGAAACAAGATATCAGTTGTCGCTATTTTAAATTGAGCGAGTAGATCTGAGTAGTTCCACTCTCTATATTCATAATAGAAACGTTGAGCCAATTCCCCTCGTACATTGCATTTATAATTAGTTTCAGGAAAGTCTACGCATTGACCCGATCCTTTGAGTCGGTGCCACTTCAAAGCAAGTTTCATCCACCCAATAAGATAGGCAAGCGTATCACAGGCGCTTATCAAAGATTAGCTTAAGGATTTGATGTGATCCTTGCTTATTTTTTGGCTGATGTCACTGGCGACTCCATTTATATACACAATATAAACATTGAATAATGTGGCGCCTTAGTTACTTTTTATTATCTTTTCAATCAATGCGATAGTGTTGAAAATCTGACTTATGCTCATGTTATATGTGATCACGCATGTTTAGATTCTAATAATTCACGTAGTGCTTGTGGTAAAAAGCTTCTTGCTTTTGACGTTATTACTAATTCATTTTTTTGCCAAAGAACACCCAGATAAATAAAGAATAATCCAATGAGCGTTAAAGTGATCGGAAATAACCAGCTATCTTTAAATAGATCTGAGGCTAAATAACCGATATACCCCGAGCAACCTAGAGCTCCAAATATAACAAATACTCTCCTGACAATGAGAACACCGGTAAAAATCATTAATAGATTGATCATAAAATAGATAAACTTAGATAATTCGCTGTCAGAGTGCTGGAGTGATATTCCTACCCAAAAAGAAATCACGCCAAAAAGATATATCCAAAATGCATAATCAGCTTTTTTATAAGATCTAATATCAATCCAAAAAGCGAGCGCTATCATGAGTAGTCCCGAGTAGATAGAAACTAATTTTCTTAGCTCCCAGTTATAATCGCCCCCATTAATCATGACGGTACTGTCCATTGTTAAATACCAAAGAGTGACGGCAATGGGCATGATTAAAAATGGGTATTTATATTTCCATGCAATAATAATCCCTACTGCTAGGGTGCTTAACTCCATGTAAAGCCAATGCCATTTGATATATTGATAGTATTCACGGTAAACACTGTCATCTGGCCAAACGCCTAAAGCTTGTTGTAAGCCATACACTGCCAAGGGTGTTAATGCGATAACAAAGGTCCCACAGATCCCCGCTGGGATAGCTAACCCTTTAGATTTGAAAATATTGGTAAGTTTCAATCCAACCGAACCATAAAAGAGAGAAATAAAAACAATGCCTATTCCTCCGAACGACTCCCAGCCTAAGTTCATAAAAAGGGTCATTGCTCCGATGGCAATCATTCCTCCTATATAATAAAGAACATGTGTAAAATCAAACTTAGGAGATGTATTTGGTTGTTTCTTCAAAAATTCAATTAATTTTTTAGACTGCTCAAATGAAAGGATCTTTTCATTGACAGCATCCTCAATATTTTTCTTAGTAAAGTTCAATTAAGACTCCTTTCTATGGAGAGCATTTAACGAGTCTGTAGAATTTCTCTTTTTAAGAAACCTAGCCTCTGGACAATCACTTAACGGTTTCAAATGGAATTATAAGCGCCAAGAATTAAGCTAACGATAAATCCAACAAGGGCGTATATAACAACGGCATCCAAAATCGTATCATTTTTTTCCAAGTAATTTCCAGTTACATTTTAGCTCACATTTGGGACGTTAAATCCACTGCGATCCACATATACTGATATTTAAAAAATAATTATCTTTTGAATGATAGATTGGATAAGTTGAGTCATAAATTGATTTTTTGAGGCGGGTAGGGGGATTAGGTTACGTTAGAGATACCTGATCCCTCCTTTTTTAACAGATATTATCGCTATCTCGTAGTAAAGCTTAGATTGAACCGCATTAACGTTGAAATCATTTATATACGTTTAAGATCTTCTTAGATTGTTGTACTTTGGCAGAAGACACCTTATCTTTAGTTCGATTTGGTGTCTGTTAAAGCGGAGATGCCGTGTCTACGTTAAGAATATTGAATTGGAAATTACTCTTTAAGCACCATATCGATACACATTACAGCCGCTAGAATTAGCTTTCTAACGTCATCATTTTCAGGAACATTATCTGATATTTCTAACATATAATTATCCGCACTCGTAAACATTTCACGCCCTAATCCTGCCCATTTTTTGGATACATGTGCTAATTCTTTACCATTCTCTCTAAAGTAAAAGTCCCAGCCAGTCCATTTACCCTCAAGTTTACACATGACTTGATCATGCTTATCTAAAACATCAAACTTCCCGCCAATAGAAAAAAATTTTTGTGAAAAACTACCGATCACTTCATTATTTGAATCTTTGACGACGACTTTAGATAAGAATAATGATATTCCGCGTTGAATACGGACAATAGGTTTACCGTCTGGAGTTCTGATATGTATATCAAATGGTGTCATACGCTTGTAGTCAGTAAATCGTAATAATTTAGTAAAAAAGCCAAGTGACGGCTCTCTACATTCCATTATTATTTCACCTGTATCAGGAGAATAAATATCAAAGTTATTGGCAGCTTTAAAAAAACCGACATGCTCTTTAATTAGAAATAAATTACGATCCGTTACACTATCCATGTTTAAATATCCTTGATATATTCAGGCTTAAAGTTGAAACATAACACCCGCGTAAGCGGTGAGAGATTGGTGACACTTATTTTTGCGTGTTTTTATAAAAAATGCGACATGATTTTGAATCCGCTTTGAAGCGCAGTTAGTTGCACAGCAAACAGATAATATATCTAATTAATTGATTTTACATAGATAACTTCACAATGACTACCCAAGCGCTAGTATTTGGTAATGTTAAGTTTGATAATGAGAGTGAAACAATCCTGTCATGTGAGAGATATCTAGATACCTTCACATTTTGACGGTATTGAAGTTCGAGTGCTCGGTCCTCGTACTTTTTGTCATCAATGGCTGACGAACATCGTGTAACCCAAGCATCTAAGGTGTATTGAATATGGCGCATTAAGTATGAACGCCTTAACTCAAATAATTATTCCTGGGTCTATGAGTCGATTGAATATGGGGAGTTTGCACTTTACATGGAAGGCGCTGCTATTAAGGTCGATTACTGTGCCGTGCATTCACCTGAGTACCTCGCTGAATTAGACTAATTTATACTCGTTAGAGTGGATCCT
The sequence above is a segment of the Psychromonas sp. CNPT3 genome. Coding sequences within it:
- a CDS encoding ClbS/DfsB family four-helix bundle protein; the encoded protein is MISACDTLAYLIGWMKLALKWHRLKGSGQCVDFPETNYKCNVRGELAQRFYYEYREWNYSDLLAQFKIATTDILFLIDSFNDNELYAVACYEKYTLGKRIQFNTSSPMKNRRTKIRMFKKCYIRR
- a CDS encoding phospholipid scramblase-related protein, giving the protein MDSVTDRNLFLIKEHVGFFKAANNFDIYSPDTGEIIMECREPSLGFFTKLLRFTDYKRMTPFDIHIRTPDGKPIVRIQRGISLFLSKVVVKDSNNEVIGSFSQKFFSIGGKFDVLDKHDQVMCKLEGKWTGWDFYFRENGKELAHVSKKWAGLGREMFTSADNYMLEISDNVPENDDVRKLILAAVMCIDMVLKE